The Bradysia coprophila strain Holo2 chromosome II, BU_Bcop_v1, whole genome shotgun sequence genome has a segment encoding these proteins:
- the LOC119069989 gene encoding probable cytochrome P450 9f2 has translation MGFLLWSAIALVLYAIYKFVTLNNDYFQKRGIAHMKPTFFLGNMGPFLLRLQTPYEFANTMYRMFPRQKIIGMFDMRKPTYCLRDPELLKQLAVKDFEHFEDHRSFVDETVDAMFGNSLIMLKGSKWRDMRATLSPAFTGSKMRQMFELVAECADEMSATLKKKASSNGGGNVDCEMKELFSKYTNDVISSAAFGYKVNSFEDPNNDFYLAGKKFMEFNTPLAGLKFLLMQVLPRVARLLDINFTDSKVMNFFRSMVLGNIETRTKKGLFRPDMINILMNVKRGKSNDSNTVEETNAEGFATVQESTIGNKVVKRVWTDDELVAQCFIFFLAGFDTSSTLLSFLTHELTVNADIQQKLYDEVQQTFESLNGERLTYDVLQKMKYMDACISEALRYWPPAAMTDRLCVKDYNYDDGLVDFKIEKGKFLFIPIYGLHHDERYWKNPDVFDTERFSDENKHTINTGAYIPFGLGPRNCIGSRFALMEAKAVIFYLLLNFKFEPNDQTQIPLKLKKAPFLISEKGVNIQLKLRK, from the exons ATGGGTTTTCTACTTTGGAGTGCCATCGCGTTGGTTTTATACGCAATTTACAAATTCGTAACGCTGAACAATGATTACTTTCAAAAGCGAGGGATCGCCCACATGAAGCCAACGTTCTTTTTGGGGAATATGGGCCCTTTTCTTCTTCGCCTGCAGACGCCCTATGAGTTTGCAAACACTATGTACAGAATGTTTCCGCGacaaaa AATAATTGGAATGTTCGACATGCGTAAACCGACTTATTGTCTACGAGATCCAGAATTACTGAAACAATTGGCAGTTAAGGACTTCGAACATTTCGAGGACCATCGGTCTTTCGTTGATGAAACAGTCGATGCTATGTTTGGGAACAGTTTAATTATGTTGAAAGGGTCCAAATGGCGAGACATGAGAGCCACACTGTCGCCTGCGTTTACAGGAAGTAAAATGAGGCAAATGTTTGAATTGGTTGCCGAATGTGCCGATGAAATGTCGGCCACACTCAAGAAGAAAGCGTCATCGAACGGTGGTGGCAACGTTGACTGTGAAATGAAGGAATTGTTTTCTAAGTACACTAATGACGTAATCTCATCAGCGGCATTCGGTTACAAAGTCAATTCATTTGAAGATCCGAACAATGACTTTTACTTAGCTgggaaaaagtttatggaattTAATACACCGTTGGCTGGTTTGAAATTCTTGTTAATGCAAGTGTTGCCGAGGGTTGCAAGACTGTTAGACATTAATTTCACCGATTCCAaagtaatgaattttttccGTTCGATGGTTTTGGGAAACATAGAGACAAGGACGAAAAAAGGACTCTTTCGGCCAGACATGatcaatattttgatgaaCGTTAAACGAGGAAAGTCCAACGACTCGAACACcgtcgaagaaaccaatgCTGAAGGCTTTGCTACCGTACAAGAGTCAACAATCGGGAACAAAGTGGTTAAAAGAGTCTGGACAGACGATGAACTTGTTGCGCagtgtttcattttctttttggctGGGTTCGATACCAGCTCAACGCTATTGTCGTTCCTCACTCACGAGCTGACCGTCAATGCTGATATTCAACAGAAACTTTACGACGAAGTACAACAAACATTCGAAAGTTTGAATGGAGAACGGTTAACGTATGATGTGTTGCAAAAGATGAAGTATATGGATGCATGCATATCCGAAGCTCTGAGATACTGGCCACCTGCAGCAATGACAGATCGTCTTTGCGTCAAAGACTATAACTATGACGATGGACTGGTTGACTTCAAAATCGAGAAAGGAAAGTTCCTATTCATTCCAATTTACGGTCTGCATCATGACGAAAGGTATTGGAAAAATCCTGACGTTTTCGATACGGAAAGATTCAGCGACGAGAACAAACATACCATTAATACTGGTGCATACATTCCGTTCGGACTAGGGCCTAGAAATTGCATAG GATCTCGATTCGCACTTATGGAAGCAAAAGCAGTCATTTTCTATTTGCTGTTAAACTTTAAGTTTGAACCAAATGACCAGACGCAGATTCCGCTTAAACTTAAAAAAGCGCCATTCCTAATTTCCGAAAAAGGTGTAAACATTCAACTCAAACTAcggaaataa